TCCTGTCGCAGTGGAAGCTGCTGCCGCCCGTGCAGTGACGTTGCGCCGCATTGCGGCCTGACGCGGTGCCGGCCGGCCGGCGCGCGTTTGATGCACAATGCGGATCTCACGCCGCAACTTCGCCCGTCCGCGGGCCGATCGCGCCCCGGAAGGGCGCCGCGGCCGCTTTTTCATCTTTTCCGTTGGTGCATATCATCATGAATCCGGCAATGAACCAGCCGTTGCCCGTCACCGTGCTGTCCGGCTTCCTCGGTGCCGGCAAGACCACGCTGCTCAACCACGTCCTCGCGAACCGCGCCGGCCTGAAAGTCGCCGTGATCGTCAACGATCTCGCGGCGGTCAACATCGACGCGTCGCTCGTGCGCGACGCGCAGGCGCTGTCGCATGTCGAGGAACGCCTCGTCGAAATGTCGAACGGCTGCATCTGTTGCACGCTGCGCGACGACCTGCTCATCGAGATCCGAAACCTCGCATCCGAAGGTCGCTTCGACGCGATCATGATCGAATCGACCGGTATCGCGGAGCCGATGCCGATCGCCGAAACGTTCACGTTCGTTGACGACGACGGCGCGTCGCTGTCGACCATCGCGCGGCTCGACACGCTCGTTACCGTGGTCGACGCGTACAACTTCCTGCGCGACTACGGCTCCGACGACGCGCTCGCGACGCGCGGCATCGCCGCGTCGGAAGACGACGACCGCACGCTCGTCGAGCTGCTGATCGAGCAGATCGAATTCTGCGATGTGCTGGTGATCAACAAGGCCGATCTCGTCAGCGCCGACGATCTCGCGCGCCTGCAGCACATCCTCGCGCGACTCAATCCGCGCGCGCACCAGGTCGTGTCGACGTTCGGCAACGTGCCGCTCGACGAAGTGCTGAACACCGGCCGCTTCGATTTCGACGAAGCCGCGAACGCGCCGGGCTGGCTCGCATCGCTCGATCACGATCACACCCACTGCGACGATCCCGACTGCCATGACGAACATCATGCGCACGTGCACGGCGAAGCCGACGAATTCGGCATCGGCAATTTTGTTTACCGCGCGCGCCGGCCGTTTCACCCGGCACGACTCTGGGCGCTGCTGCATCAGGAGTGGCCGGGCGTGCTGCGCAGCAAGGGCTTCTTCTGGCTCGCGACCCGCAACGACATCGCGGGTTCGCTGTCGCAGGCGGGCGGTGTCTGCCGGCATGGCCCGGCGGGTCTCTGGTGGGCCGCGCAGGATCGCGCGGAATGGCCGGACGACGACGAGCTGCTCGGTGAAATCCGCGCCGAATGGCTCGGCGATCTCGACGATCGCACGGTCGGCGATCGCCGTCAGGAACTCGTGCTGATCGGCATCGCACTCGACGCCGATGCGTGGCGCGCAAAGCTCGATGCATGCCTGCTGACCGATGCGGAATTCGCACTCGGCGCGACGCAGTGGATCGCGTTCGACGATCCGTTCCCGGCGTGGGATGTCGATTCGCACGACGACGACGATCACGGCGACACGCAGATCGTGCACGCTTGAGCGCGTCGTAACGGCTTGTAAAAGTAACCGTTAACTTTTGCAAGAGCGGCGCGGACTGTGGCAAAAATGCCGCGCGCGCCCAACAAAAAACCCGCCGAAAGGCGGGTTTTTCTTGGAACAGGCGCTGGTTTAACGCTTGTTGACGGCGTCCTTGAACGCCTTGCCAGCCGTGAACTTGACCGTCTTGGCTGCCGGGATCTTGATGGTTTCGCCGGTCTTCGGGTTGCGGCCCGTACGTGCTGCGCGCTTGCCCGAACCGAAGCTGCCGAAGCCGATCAGCTGAACCGCATCACCCTTCGACACGGCCTTCTTGATGACTTCGAGCAGCGTGTCCAGCGTTTCGCCGGTTTGAGCCTTGCTGGCGCCCGTTTGGGCGGCGACGGCGTCGATCAGTTCCTGTTTGTTCATTAAGGTTCCTTTATCAGGTTAGGTTGACACGAACAGCGCGAACGCGCCGATTATACGTGCGCGAACCGTGCCGTCGAGAGTCAGACTCCGACGGCACAGCGCCGAATCCTGGCCCGCGCGACGTGCCGTCCGGCTTGCCGGCGGCCACCCCGCGGTACGGCGTTGCTATGATAGCGCAGCGCAAACCCAATAACGACAAGGGTTTCAAAGATTTTCATCGGTATTTCGCCGAATGAATCGTCGATTGCCCGTTTTTTGACCTGCGCCAACCGGACAGGATACGCAGCGCCGTCCGCCCATGCGCCGCCCCGTTGCCCTTTTCCAACGGCCGGTCGGACGGCTCCGCGCAATCCCTTGCCAGGCTTGGCTGCCACGTTTTTTGTTTCGCATGCCCGACCGACTTGTACCCGCCACGCTCGCGCTTCGCGACGACGGCACGCTCGTCTCGCCCGAGTTCGGCGAGCTCCATCGCAGTGCCTCGGGCACGCTCGCGCATCACGCGTTCGTCGCGGAAAACGGGATGCCGGCGCGCTGGCAGCAGCGTCGCACGTTCACGATCGTCGCGACGGAATTCGGCGCGGGCGCCAGCTTCCTCGCAACCTGGGCCGCGTGGCGCGACGATCCCGTGCGCTGCGAGCGACTGCATTTCGTCGCGGTCGAACCGCATCCGTTCTCACGCGAAGACTTGCGTCGCGCGGTTTCCCATATGGTTGCACACACAACCATATCGGCAGACGCCGATGCATTGATCGACGCATGGCCGATGCTCGTGCCGGGCCTGCACCGGCTCGAATTCGACGAAGGGCGCGTGGTACTCACGCTCGCGTTCGGCGATGAGGCGCTCGACCTGTTGAAGAAGCTCGTCGTGCGCGCCGATGCGTTCTATCTCGATGGCGCGACGTCATCGACCGACGTGATCCGCGCGCTCGCGAAGATGGCCGGCGACGATGCAACGTTTGTCTCGCATGCACGTTCCGACGACATAAAGCACGCATTTGGCGAAACAGGTTTCACGTGTCGCGAAGTCGACGATCGTCTCGTCGGCGAATATGCGCCGCGCTGGCGTTCGCGCCGGCACGAACCGCCGCGCGCACTGCCCGTTACGACGCGTCGCGCGATCGTGATCGGCGCGGGCCTGGCCGGTTGCGCGGTCGTCGAACGCCTGGCCGCGCGCGGCTGGGACGTCACGCTGATCGAGCGGCACGAACGGATCGCGAGCGAAGCATCCGGCAATCCTGCCGGCGTATTCCATCCGCTGATGACACGCGACGACAACGTCGCGAGCCGGCTTACGCGCAGCGGCTTCCTGCACGCGATTGCACGCTGGCGCGCACTCGAACGCGCGGGACATGCGTTCGCGCGCAGCACGCACGGGATGATGCATCTCGCCGAATCGGCCGACGACTTCGCGCGGATGCGTGACGCATTCGATGCGTTCGGCGCACCGTCCGACTATGTGACGCTGCTCGATACCGATGCCGCGCGTGCGCATCTGAACCTGCCGGTCGCGCATGGCGGCCTGCTGTTTCCGCACGGTGGCGCCGTCTGGCCGGCCGGGCTGTGTGCCGCGCAATACGCGGCGGCCGGCGAGCGCGTACGCCTGCTTGCCTCCACCGGCGTGGCGCGGCTCGAGCGGCGCGGCGATGCATGGCATGCACTCGACGATGCAGGCGGCACGCTGGCCGAAGCGCCCGTCGTCGTGCTCGCGAACGCGGGCGACGCCGCGCGTCTTGCCGGGTTGCAGCATGTCGCGCTGCAACCGGTACGCGGCCAGCTCACGCTGCTGCCGCCGGGCACCACGGCGCCGCTGCCATGCCCGACGATCGGCGACGGTTACGCGGTGCCGCTCGACGACGGCACGCTGCTGATCGGCGCCACGTTCGAACCCGACGACGTCGA
The DNA window shown above is from Burkholderia cepacia and carries:
- a CDS encoding GTP-binding protein, whose translation is MNPAMNQPLPVTVLSGFLGAGKTTLLNHVLANRAGLKVAVIVNDLAAVNIDASLVRDAQALSHVEERLVEMSNGCICCTLRDDLLIEIRNLASEGRFDAIMIESTGIAEPMPIAETFTFVDDDGASLSTIARLDTLVTVVDAYNFLRDYGSDDALATRGIAASEDDDRTLVELLIEQIEFCDVLVINKADLVSADDLARLQHILARLNPRAHQVVSTFGNVPLDEVLNTGRFDFDEAANAPGWLASLDHDHTHCDDPDCHDEHHAHVHGEADEFGIGNFVYRARRPFHPARLWALLHQEWPGVLRSKGFFWLATRNDIAGSLSQAGGVCRHGPAGLWWAAQDRAEWPDDDELLGEIRAEWLGDLDDRTVGDRRQELVLIGIALDADAWRAKLDACLLTDAEFALGATQWIAFDDPFPAWDVDSHDDDDHGDTQIVHA
- a CDS encoding HU family DNA-binding protein — protein: MNKQELIDAVAAQTGASKAQTGETLDTLLEVIKKAVSKGDAVQLIGFGSFGSGKRAARTGRNPKTGETIKIPAAKTVKFTAGKAFKDAVNKR
- the mnmC gene encoding bifunctional tRNA (5-methylaminomethyl-2-thiouridine)(34)-methyltransferase MnmD/FAD-dependent 5-carboxymethylaminomethyl-2-thiouridine(34) oxidoreductase MnmC yields the protein MPDRLVPATLALRDDGTLVSPEFGELHRSASGTLAHHAFVAENGMPARWQQRRTFTIVATEFGAGASFLATWAAWRDDPVRCERLHFVAVEPHPFSREDLRRAVSHMVAHTTISADADALIDAWPMLVPGLHRLEFDEGRVVLTLAFGDEALDLLKKLVVRADAFYLDGATSSTDVIRALAKMAGDDATFVSHARSDDIKHAFGETGFTCREVDDRLVGEYAPRWRSRRHEPPRALPVTTRRAIVIGAGLAGCAVVERLAARGWDVTLIERHERIASEASGNPAGVFHPLMTRDDNVASRLTRSGFLHAIARWRALERAGHAFARSTHGMMHLAESADDFARMRDAFDAFGAPSDYVTLLDTDAARAHLNLPVAHGGLLFPHGGAVWPAGLCAAQYAAAGERVRLLASTGVARLERRGDAWHALDDAGGTLAEAPVVVLANAGDAARLAGLQHVALQPVRGQLTLLPPGTTAPLPCPTIGDGYAVPLDDGTLLIGATFEPDDVDPAMRTAGHVENLDRVRHLLPGLIGDLPDPATLGGRVAFRWVVGDRLPLFGPLADEAQALANARALGGAQARDLPRTPGLYGAFGFGSRGLVWAALGAELIASQLEGEPWPLERELADAVDPARFLIRALRARRVGSAG